A single region of the Sciurus carolinensis chromosome 16, mSciCar1.2, whole genome shotgun sequence genome encodes:
- the Znf428 gene encoding zinc finger protein 428, with the protein MTETREPAETGGYASLEDDDEDLSPGPEHSSDSEYTLSEPDSEEEEDEEEEEEETTDDPEYDPGYKVKQRLGGGRGGPSRRPPRAAQPPGPPAQPCQLCGRSPLGEAPPGTPPCRLCCPATAPQEAPAPEGRALREEEEEPPRAGEGRPAGRGEEEEEEEEEGTYHCTECEDSFDNLGELHGHFMLHARGEV; encoded by the exons ATGACAGAGACTCGGGAGCCAGCTGAGACTGGGGGCTACGCCAGCTTAGAAGACGATGATGAAGACCTCTCCCCAG GCCCTGAGCATTCCTCTGACTCCGAATATACTCTCTCAGAGCCGGATTccgaagaagaagaagatgaggaggaggaggaagaggagaccaCTGACGATCCCGAATATGACCCGGGCTACAAGGTGAAGCAGCGCCTTGGTGGGGGCCGGGGAGGCCCGTCTCGCCGGCCTCCCCGTGCAGCCCAGCCCCCAGGTCCCCCAGCCCAGCCTTGCCAGCTCTGTGGCCGCTCACCACTTGGGGAGGCCCCACCGGGCACCCCACCTTGCCGGCTCTGCTGCCCTGCTACAGCCCCCCAGGAAGCACCAGCCCCTGAAGGCAGGGCCctcagggaggaagaggaggagccacCTCGAGCTGGGGAGGGACGGCCAGCTGggcggggggaggaggaggaagaggaggaggaggagggcactTACCACTGTACAGAGTGTGAGGACTCCTTTGACAACCTCGGCGAGCTGCATGGCCACTTCATGCTGCATGCCCGGGGGGAGGTGTAG